One window from the genome of bacterium encodes:
- a CDS encoding plasmid pRiA4b ORF-3 family protein — translation MTTGRDENIIPFPRQAGAAWALQIRVELMLMPFPVWRRLLVPAGATFWDLHVALQDAMGWEDRHLHLFTLDDPRSGRRLRFGVPDESGFHGAHDIMPGWLHTVAPHLLVDGHPALYSYDFGDDWQHEVVLEAVLEDDGGRLLPLCLAGAGACPPEDSGGPAMCQALLDGGADGGFDPDAVVFDNPRLRWERAFGRS, via the coding sequence ATGACGACCGGGCGTGACGAGAACATCATCCCCTTCCCGCGGCAGGCCGGAGCGGCCTGGGCGCTCCAGATCCGGGTCGAGCTCATGCTGATGCCGTTCCCGGTCTGGCGCCGCCTGCTCGTACCTGCCGGCGCGACCTTCTGGGATCTCCACGTGGCCCTCCAGGACGCCATGGGCTGGGAGGACCGCCACCTGCACCTGTTCACCCTCGACGATCCGCGCAGCGGCCGGCGCCTGCGCTTCGGGGTTCCGGACGAGAGCGGCTTCCACGGGGCCCACGACATCATGCCGGGTTGGCTGCACACGGTGGCGCCGCATCTCCTGGTCGACGGGCATCCGGCCCTCTACAGCTACGACTTCGGCGACGACTGGCAGCACGAGGTGGTGCTCGAAGCCGTGCTGGAGGACGACGGGGGGCGTCTGCTGCCCTTGTGCCTGGCCGGCGCCGGGGCCTGCCCGCCCGAGGACAGCGGCGGACCGGCCATGTGCCAGGCCCTGCTGGACGGCGGTGCCGACGGCGGCTTCGACCCGGACGCCGTCGTGTTCGACAACCCGCGCCTGCGCTGGGAGCGGGCCTTCGGCAGGAGTTGA